The Ipomoea triloba cultivar NCNSP0323 chromosome 4, ASM357664v1 DNA segment TGAGAATAGGTTTACCAAAAAGAACGAGTGGTGCTTTCCCACTATCAGATTTTTTCAAAGTCTCGGCAGAATTTCCCATGGTTAGCAAGCAAGAAATTTCCTCGGTGCTGCAAGGCTTGTGGATTGCCAGACTATTCGTAGGCCTAGAGGGCATAGCAGCATGATCGAGCGGAGGAAAACCCACAGGAAAAAACCCCGACTGTAGTTTATTGAGATGGAGATCTGATAATGATAAACCGTATTGAGCATGCCTGGCTCCCTGCATGCCAGCAGGGGGTGTGTTGTCGGGAAGACAACCGAACGGGCCATTCGGACCGAGAAGGTGGGTGCTGGAAAAAGCCGGCATAGGAAGTTGTCCATCAAACGGGAAATCTGGATGTTGAGGTAATCTAAACTTCTTCCTCGGGGGCGAGAAGGGAGAGATATGCATCGTGGGCATGTTGGATACTAATTCCACCAGCCACGGGCTAACGCGTTTCACGTTTTGAAGCAAATCCGGTTCATCCCATGTTACCTGCAGCATTTTATTTTGAATCAGAGATGCCTTTCAACTATCAAAGTACTAAATTCAGTTCAATTGAGGTCAACTAAGAGCACCGAAACTATAAACCATTAAAACCGCTTATGGTCAAGCGAGAAAACTAtaaactgttgactctttgtgtttcagtagtttgagaaaatagttatgaacagatactacattgtaacagagtcagtagtcctccaaaaaaaaaaaaggtttctaAAAGTTCTAACATGTACATACATATCATTCTTAAAGCGAAGCAGATGAATTTAAGAATTAATAGCAGCGAAATATTGTGGACTTATAATATATTTGGAAAACATTCGGAATTTACATTACCTGGAGAAGCCTCCATGGAGAATCTGGCCAGCGTATTGGATCTGCAACCTGAACCGAAGATATAGTTCCCATGAACCAGCTTATCCGGGAAGAATCCTCGGTTTCAAAGGCCATCTTAAACCTCATCCCCGAGCACCAACGGATCTGCAATGCTGTCTTCACGAGAGAGGCCTTGACGCAGAACTCTGGAGTGCTAGCCCGAGGGTAGTAAATCACCTCAAAGGGCTGTCCATTGACTGCAAGATTAGCAGCTTCGACAACCGATTCAGCCTTCACCTTTCCACTGCCCATCAAGTTCCCGTTATTTCTCCCATTCCCATTTCTCATCAATTTGTTCTCATCCTCCCTAAGAAAAGCAGAAAACCCCCCATAGGGCACCATGCAATTCCCGCCGACTGGATTCCAACCGGACGAAGTTTCAGGTCCGCCACCGATCCCCCTTTTAGCCCGTCGAATCCCAACACAAAGATCCCCATTCTCTGCCCTCAGGAACACAATCGAATCCCCTGCCACGAGCTTTTTGTGGTTCACAAACGTACTCCATCCCGTCGTCAAAAGATGCCGCCTCGGGGTCCCTCTATAAATATGCCTAAACTTCCAAGTCTCCCCGTGCACATCTTTAGCCAGAATGGTCTGAACCGGAGGATCAGCAGAGTAGTCCAACCGAGGAAAAATGGTCTCTGCACAATACCTTGGCACCGAAAAACCTCCCCCATTGTTAGCATCCGATTGTGTCAACGTTTTCGCAAAAGAAGTGGGCTTATCAGGGCTATTATCACCTCCATTAATCCCAACCCCCCCATCATCCTCAAACTCAACCTCATTCCTACTGATCGGAACCAATCTAATCTTCGAGAAAACCTCGTCCGTCTCAGGATCTGCCATATACCTAATTCCCGACACCCTGCAAGGAATATAGGACGGAATCCTCGAAGAATTCCTGAAATCAACATTGCTCGAGGCGTGTTCGGCGTGCCCCTGAGGGAAGTAGAAAACCTTAGAGTTCACTGGTGGCATTTGAACCATACTACCAGCACAGGCATGCCATAACTGAGAATCTAAGCACTTTTCTGTTTCTCTCACTGTGTCGTTGGAATCCATAAAAGTAATCATCTTGTAATTAACCCAATAGATTCTACAGAAGTTAAACTACTCAAACTCAACTGGTTATTAATTCATAGAAGAATCCACCTTTTTGTTTAGAAGATCTATAGTTCACACTACCCACAGTAAATGCTGTCACCAACAGAAAACAAAGATCCTTTAGGGAAATTATTAATGGAAAAACAAACAGAATAATCAAAGCAAACTgaacaaaaataatttcagaAGAATCAGATTCAAGATTCATACCTATTGTATCTCCAGTCAACAGGGAAATCTTCTTGTCCCAAGAGAAGCCATAACTGCTGCAACCTTCAAATCTCAGAGACTGGTCAAAATTCTCAAAGGCTTCCACTTTCCTCCCAACAAAATCAGATAAATTATTCTTGATTTTCCCAACAATTCAACAAAGTTGGACCAGATTAAGTGTCCGACCACTCATTTTTCTAGAATTTGACCACCTTAATCCTTCCAAATGTATCACCAAGAAAAACCCTAAGAACCCACACAAAATCCCATCACTTTTGACTTGGTACAAAACAACAAACACCCCAAAGAAAGACGAGATTTTTCCCAAGAATTTCTCTAAGAACCCAAGAGAATTGCTTGCTCCCACCACTCAAAGCTTCTAACTTTACCCACTATCTTCAACCCCAGCACAGAAAACAGCCAATTTTCAAGAGAAAAGCTAAACCAagagggaaaagaaaaaaaaaaagagaaaacccTATCAAAAATCGCAACCAATGGAAAGTGAAAACTCGTTGATGTGCTTTTACTTCAGCTCTTTGTCATCTTTATGTCTCAAGACACACATATTACAGATAGAGCTCTGTCTTCatatatttggatcaatatgtatgtatatatcccTCTCATGTATGCATGTTCACATGTATGCCTCTATACATGTCCTAACTATTTAGGAGTCTCCctttcataattattttaattttacttctttgggcttttaattaaaaaaaaaaaaatcatcatccGTATTTGAATGTGTGTTCTGGGTAAAGTCAGTTTTAGTTACTTATAACTGATCAACTCAACTCAAAAAATTGGATACACAGCTCTTAGAAATAGTTAAACTTAAAACATCATAGTTACTAAATTAACTGTCCGACCAACTTGATTGagttatcattttcttttacctttttctACACTATTGAATGTCCCAAAGCTATAAATCTAATTTAGAGATAGTCGGAGATCTACTCctaaaattgtacttttattaaaaaaaaagtttagccCAAAACTTCGACCATAGAGTAACAATTTGTTCATCAAGGTTCTCAAATTGGTGtgtgtatttttctttttaaatattatttattaataatatttttggttTCATATTAATTATCTCCTGGTTGGttgattaaattttgatttttcttaCCTTCTTCTTCGGATCTGAGGAAACTGAGATGTACCTTACGAAGTCAGCAAAACAACAAAGATCTCAAGGCAAGCTATCCAAATATTaatttatgatttaaaaaaaaataaaatatagggGTTGAGGGGTCATTTTTAGTATTTGtttaatcaataaaaaataatatatttattctgtTGGATTTATTTGGTATTTTCTTAGGAGGGATTAGTTTAACAGTGAGATTTGGAAAATATTATTGATGGATGTATGGTAGTGAGTGGAAGTCAAAGAACACTAAAAGCAAGGCAGGggaaaaaaaagattaaataataattaaataattagatGTAAAGTGGGGGGTTAATTAAGTTAACTAGATATggttaaaaatgaatttaagtGGGGGTGGTGACTTGATTGAGGTTAACTCATTAACTGTACTTGTCTTAAGCTTTGGGATTGGTTTGGTCAACCTCCTgctaacatttatttttaaaatatgtattaaatattcttGATATCTgaacattaaaataattaatttttaatcttactcttaatttgtttaattattcgTGTAATTCAAACTCGAGACTTTATTACTTcagaaaatatattctttttaattagATTACGAATTGTTAACACCGGCTTGAGTGAATGTAGAAGGTTGATTATTAACCAATATTGAACAACATTTTCAGGGAACTAAATTTGACAACTTACTCCCGGAAAAAATGGCTCTATTACACTCCTAGAAAAAAAGCCTATATTACGCGTGATAGGGAGTTGTTCACTTGTTTGTGTTCAATCATCtttcaataatttttcatcATGTGCTTCACAAGGATAATTTAGGATTTTTTTTGTACCCATAGGATCTTGAATTCTTAGTTTATCTTATGTCCCGGTTGGGCAGGGGTCGCCTCCTGGCCTCCTTGTTGATCCAAAATTGACGTCTTAATTAGTTTGATTGATTTAGTTATATTTCGTAAAATAAGAATACAAATGTAATACACAAAAATGCTTATTAGTGAAAGATTCAAGCTTTTATGTTGTATTCAATTATgcatagtaattatatttacagtttgtaaggatgtttgtatctatcttcaaaaaaaaaaaaaaaaggatgtttGTATCTTATATatgatcattatatatatcctcGAAACTTAGGTAAATGTTAATTACTCCGTGTAATGCTTATTAGTGAAAGATTCAAGCTTTTATGTTGTATTCAATTATGCATGgtaattatatttacattttttaaggATGTTTGTATCTTAGGTAAATGTTAATTACTCCGTGTAGTTTAGGGGTCCTAGTATCTTAGCAGAGAATTAAGTGGGTAGTTAGTTGATGTTTGCTTTTCGACACACAACAAATCAAACCGCTATAACTACCCATCATGCATCCTTCCCCTTTCTGTCATTTGCAGAACCCAACCCCAACTTTCTAAAAACttgattatattaaatatatattgtgcCCACTCTTCATTAttgtctttcttcttcttcatcatcaccacGACAATTACTAACTACTCTTAATTAATgttcacctatatatatatgctcttcTTGGCAACAATATAATCCACACTCAATTCTACTAATCATCATGTAATTTTTTGGTATATGTATTCAGGAAAAAGTTTTTGATTATTGCTGGTGGTAAGTAATATCAACAAATcgatatattttttcatatcaTGAAAATGATTGGGGAGGTTTCTGGTTGtaaatcttaatttttaaattatttttgcgTGATAAAAATCTCAAGTTTTTACGTATAAGATTTATTGTAGGAGAGTAGGCAATCCAAAGATTATCAAGAAtgaaaaattattgtttattatttctTGATGAGTTGTATAAATCAAATTAGCTAACTTGTTActtcaacaatttatttttgagaaaatgacacttttagtCTCTTAGTTATGATAGAAATGTAACTTTTgtcttttttaattatttgaagtaTAGATTTAACCATTCAATTATTATCAAAGTGACAGATTTGATCCCTGCCAAGACACTAACATGCCACTTCAATAATAACTGGATGATTAAATCTGCATCGCAAGTAATTAAGGGATTAAACATATACAACAATCATAACTAAGggactaaaaatgtcattttcttaTATATGTTGCACAACCCCAACTtatccttcagtttttctttttttttttttaatatgaactCTAACTTCTGATTGGAgtatttaaaactttataatataGCGATCTAAATTTATGACACTATGTAATTAGATACATGtctcaatatttaatttttaaatcatcaaaaaaaaaaaaagtacatttacTATTCGAGTAACGTGCACTAGCTAGCTAGAATACATTCTTGATTTGTATCTATCATTAGTTCACACGTTGATTAAATTTGCCAAAATTATTCTTACCCCAATTAGTAAAAATATTGATGTATCCAAATTAAAGAAGGAAGCTACTACTATTGCAAAGTCAGTTGCCACACAACTACATGGGTGCATACGTGGCACACTGAGACGACAAATGCACACCCTTAAGGTTCTGTTTGTTTGGTACGATGGAATTGAACAACACCAACGATCGACTGATCCAAATGTAACCATTCTTTTATTACGGTTTTTAACTTACGCTAGACTAATTCTAATCTTACAGAATACTTATACAAAAGCattgaatataaattattttggaTCAATTTATATAGCTGTGATGAATAGTACAAAAGAAATATCAAGATGGAACATTTAATGTGAAAATCTGGAAAGAGAAAAATCAACAAACCTTTTTAGACTGGGTTAGGTTCAAATTTACAAATATGATTGAATAGTACATTCTGTGACCTAcagatttatttatatatataagtgggAGGAATGAGACCTGGAAACTAACTAAAGGTGAGAAATGTGATCGAGATGCTAAATAAGGGTCCAACCACATGAGGTTAGGAAGCTTCGATTGGAGTGGTGTAATTAGGGAGGAAAAGTTCCTCTTTAACATCACTTAACACGGTTTATATAGACGGAGATGGGGAACAAGTTCCAAGCTCTTTTGCATGTTCTCCATGTGTCAcaaagcagtcaagcatcttgGTGAACGGGCGATGATCttgcaaattaaatttgactAAATAAATTTGACAAGTCACATGAATAAAATGTGACTAGCCTTCACATAGTCAATTAGTTAAGCTTGGGAATGATTTATCGATCAAAGATCAAGCCATACTGTTAATTTTTCCAAGCACAAATGTAGTTGGTAACTTGTGAGTTTCTCTTAAATGGCAATCGGATAATGACACATAAAATGATTGGTGCGTTTATCGAATAGAATATTGGTATAATGaggttaattatattatattattttgtgttatgaTAATGAGACCGAGAGGTCTACAATCTACAAATAATGCGACCGGTAAGTAGACTTATACACTCTCAAGGTCGGAAAATACAATTACGAGATTGAGAAATACACTAACGAGCTCAAGAAGTACAAAAATGAggtttaaaaaatacaattttaaaccCTTTAAAACAAGTGGATTGCCAAATAACTCTATAGCTAGGCACTGACAAACAGTCTTTAATTATCACCTTTGATTAATTTAATGTGAGCCTTGAACTAAATAGTTAAGTCCCG contains these protein-coding regions:
- the LOC116016743 gene encoding auxin response factor 18-like; the protein is MITFMDSNDTVRETEKCLDSQLWHACAGSMVQMPPVNSKVFYFPQGHAEHASSNVDFRNSSRIPSYIPCRVSGIRYMADPETDEVFSKIRLVPISRNEVEFEDDGGVGINGGDNSPDKPTSFAKTLTQSDANNGGGFSVPRYCAETIFPRLDYSADPPVQTILAKDVHGETWKFRHIYRGTPRRHLLTTGWSTFVNHKKLVAGDSIVFLRAENGDLCVGIRRAKRGIGGGPETSSGWNPVGGNCMVPYGGFSAFLREDENKLMRNGNGRNNGNLMGSGKVKAESVVEAANLAVNGQPFEVIYYPRASTPEFCVKASLVKTALQIRWCSGMRFKMAFETEDSSRISWFMGTISSVQVADPIRWPDSPWRLLQVTWDEPDLLQNVKRVSPWLVELVSNMPTMHISPFSPPRKKFRLPQHPDFPFDGQLPMPAFSSTHLLGPNGPFGCLPDNTPPAGMQGARHAQYGLSLSDLHLNKLQSGFFPVGFPPLDHAAMPSRPTNSLAIHKPCSTEEISCLLTMGNSAETLKKSDSGKAPLVLFGKPILTEQQISLSCSGDTVSPVGTGNSSSDGNAHKLGNTSDSSGPNLNLHGTLERSPRDGSQPEPNLETGHCKVFMESEDVGRTLDLSLLESYEKLNKKLADMFGIENSEVLNHVLYRDVTGAVKHLGDEPFSEFMKSARRLKILMDSSSNNVGV